A DNA window from Mastomys coucha isolate ucsf_1 unplaced genomic scaffold, UCSF_Mcou_1 pScaffold21, whole genome shotgun sequence contains the following coding sequences:
- the Trmt112 gene encoding multifunctional methyltransferase subunit TRM112-like protein: MKLLTHNLLSSHVRGVGTRGFPLRLQATEVRINPVEFNPDFVARMIPKVEWAALVQAADTLNLAEVPKEPTEGYEHDETFLRKMHHVLLEVDVLEGTLQCPESGRLFPISRGIPNMLLNDEETET; this comes from the exons ATGAAACTGCTCACCCACAATCTCCTGAGCTCGCATGTGCGGGGCGTGGGTACGCGTGGCTTCCCGCTGCGCCTGCAG GCCACCGAGGTCCGCATCAACCCCGTGGAGTTCAACCCGGACTTCGTGGCGCGGATGATCCCCAAAGTGGAGTGGGCGGCGCTTGTGCAGGCAGCGGACACC TTAAACTTGGCCGAGGTACCCAAAGAGCCGACTGAAGGCTATGAGCACGACGAGACGTTTTTGAGGAAGATGCACCACGTGTTGCTTGAG GTTGATGTACTGGAGGGCACCCTGCAATGCCCAGAATCTGGTCGTCTTTTCCCCATCAGCCGCGGGATCCCCAATATGCTGTTGAATGATGAGGAGACTGAGACGTAA